The window GCCTCAATGCGGCCGCCGCGGACGACGATGACGACGTTGCGGCGCGGCCCGGCCTCGGTGCCGTCGATCAGCGTCCCGGCACGGATGACCACCACCGGTTCCGCTCCGGCTGCAGCCGTTTGCGCCACGGCGCCTGCCGTGCAGACCGCCGCTGCCAGAATCACTCCAGTGAACCAGCGCATCGAAGCCTCCTCGTTGACCAGGGCGTATAGGAATACGCCCCGGCGCCCGGACTTGCCAAGTGGGTAATCGCAGGGCGATTACGTTGGTTTGGCCCCGCCGGTGAGCCGGACGTCCCGCGCAAGACGCCTTCGCAGCCCGCATGCGATAATAGAAGCTCATTCGATGCTCAGGCGGCTAACTATGTGGATGTTCCGTTCTTCGGTGGCGCTGGCGCTGTTGGTGTGCGTGGGGTGCTCGGCGCAATCGGCCACCAATGAAACCAACCGGCGCCTGGAGCGCCAGGTGCGCGTGTACTTCAAGGTCCCGGCCACGGTAAACGTCGCGGTCAAGGAACGCAAGCCCAGCGACTTCCCGGGTTTCGAAAAGGTGACCGTAACGCTCTCCGACGATACGCGTTCCAGCAGCTACGACTTCCTGCTCTCCCAGGACGAGAAAACGCTCTACCGCCTGACGACTGTGGACATCAGCAAGGATCCGTTCGCCGAGAACGTGAAGAAGATCGACACCACCGGCCGGCCCGTCCGCGGCAACAAGGACGCCAAGGTCGAGATCGTCGTCTACGACGACTTCCAGTGTCCCTACTGCGCGCGCATGCACGGCTATCTCTTCCAGGACATCATTAAGACGCACGGCGACCGCATCCGCGTGCTGTACAAGGACTATCCGCTGCAGAGCATCCATCCCTGGGCCACGCACGCCGCCATCAACGCCAACTGCCTGGCGGCGCAGAACCATGACGCGTATTGGGACTTCGCCGACCGCATCCATCTGAACCAGAAGGAAGTCACGGGCGAGAACCGTCCGCTGCCGGAGCAACTGGCCGTCCTGGACAGGATCGCGATGGAGTACGGCGGCAAGCACAAGCTGGACGCGAGCCGGCTGGAGGCCTGCATCAAGAAGGCGGATGATTCCGCCGTCCGCGCCTCCATCGCGGAAGGCGACGCCCTCGGCGTGGACTCGACCCCGCAACTGTTCATCAACGGGGAGCTGGTCGCGGGAGCGGTGCCGCCCAAGGACCTGCGCGCGGTGCTGGACCGCATTCTGGTGGAGAACGGCCAGCAGCCGCCGGCTGCGGCAGCGCAGAACGCGGGCGCGCCTTCGTCGGCGCCCGCGCAAAGTGTTCCGAACAACTGAGACGGGAAGCCTTCCCGCCGGCGTGCAGCGTGCGCAGCGGCCGGGCGAGGCCTCCCTGGTGGAGGAA of the Terriglobales bacterium genome contains:
- a CDS encoding thioredoxin domain-containing protein; the encoded protein is MFRSSVALALLVCVGCSAQSATNETNRRLERQVRVYFKVPATVNVAVKERKPSDFPGFEKVTVTLSDDTRSSSYDFLLSQDEKTLYRLTTVDISKDPFAENVKKIDTTGRPVRGNKDAKVEIVVYDDFQCPYCARMHGYLFQDIIKTHGDRIRVLYKDYPLQSIHPWATHAAINANCLAAQNHDAYWDFADRIHLNQKEVTGENRPLPEQLAVLDRIAMEYGGKHKLDASRLEACIKKADDSAVRASIAEGDALGVDSTPQLFINGELVAGAVPPKDLRAVLDRILVENGQQPPAAAAQNAGAPSSAPAQSVPNN